A window of the Brachyhypopomus gauderio isolate BG-103 chromosome 14, BGAUD_0.2, whole genome shotgun sequence genome harbors these coding sequences:
- the LOC143475300 gene encoding peroxiredoxin-6-like, whose product MPGLLLGDVFPNFEADTTIGKLKLYDFLGDSWGILLSHPRDYTPVCTTELGRAAEFSPHFTKRNVKVIALSIDSLEDHYSWSKDILAYNNDESLSELPFPIISDVKRDLAVELGMLDPDEKDQSGMPLTARCVFVIGPDKKLKLSLLYPATTGRNFDEILRVIDSLQLTAHKRVATPVNWKPGDCVMVPPAIPEEEAKSLFPAGVYTKDLPSGKKYLRYTPQP is encoded by the exons atgCCCGGACTCTTACTCGGAGATGTCTTCCCTAACTTTGAAGCCGACACTACAATCGGCAAACTCAAACTCTACGACTTCCTGGGAGATTC TTGGGGCATCCTGTTGTCCCATCCCAGGGATTACACCCCGGTGTGTACAACCGAACTGGGCCGGGCGGCCGAGTTCAGCCCCCACTTCACCAAGCGTAACGTGAAGGTCATCGCTCTGTCCATCGACAGCCTTGAGGACCATTACAGCTGGAGCAAG GACATCCTGGCCTACAACAATGACGAGAGCCTGTCCGAGCTCCCCTTCCCCATCATATCAGACGTTAAGCGGGATCTGGCCGTGGAGTTGGGCATGCTGGACCCTGATGAGAAGGACCAGTCTGGCATGCCGCTCACCGCCCGCTGC GTGTTTGTGATTGGCCCCGACAAGAAGCTAAAACTCTCGCTGCTCTACCCGGCCACCACAGGCAGGAACTTTGATGAGATTCTACGAGTGATCGATTCATTGCAGTTAACAGCACATAAACGGGTAGCAACACCTGTAAACTGGAAG CCAGGGGACTGTGTCATGGTCCCCCCTGCCATACCTGAAGAAGAAGCCAAGAGCTTGTTCCCTGCTGGGGTGTACACCAAAGACCTCCCGTCGGGGAAGAAATATCTGCGCTACACACCTCAGCCGTGA
- the fggy gene encoding FGGY carbohydrate kinase domain-containing protein isoform X2, with amino-acid sequence MTSPRAARDPFYVGVDVGTASVRAALVTRAGRVERAAEEPIHIWEPRPGHYEQSSEDIWTKCCSTVKKVTEGVEDRVRGIGFDATCSLVVLDQNFQPVAVSLDGAVERNVIMWMDHRATVQASRITAGGHAVMTRLGGVMSPEMQPPKLLWLKENLGGSSWKRAAHFFDLPDFLSWKATGSLVRSLCTLVCKWTYSPPEGWDDSFWTSIGLEDLLESKHSRIGESTCPPGSPVGAGLTPGAAADLGLVPGTAVGTSLIDAHAGGLGVIGADVSGHRLPCENQPITSRLALICGTSSCHMAVSQKPLFVPGVWGPYLSAMVPGLWLNEGGQSATGKLIDHVVFGHAAFSQLKQQAEKSGEHVYSILNRHLEELTPQHLDLLGADLHVWPDFHGNRSPLADQSLRGMVVGLSLSQTLDDLALLYLATVQAIALGTRHIVEVMREAGHDITTLFLCGGLSKNPLFVQMHANTTGLPVVLPAETEAVLVGAAILGACASRDCSSLQEAMETMTRAGAVVHPNLELESFYSRKYAVFLKLGAHQREYAALMCD; translated from the exons ATGACAAGTCCCCGCGCCGCGCGCGACCCGTTCTACGTCGGCGTGGACGTCGGCACAGCCAGCGTGCGCGCGGCCTTGGTTACGCGCGCGGGGCGCGTTGAACGCGCAGCGGAGGAACCCATTCATATCTGGGAGCCTCGGCCGGGCCACTACGAGCAGAGCTCAGAAGACATCTGGACCAAGTGCTGCAGCACGGTGAAG AAAGTGACTGAGGGTGTTGAAGACCGTGTGCGGGGGATCGGTTTTGATGCCACGTGCTCATTGGTGGTTCTGGACCAGAACTTCCAGCCTGTGGCGGTCAGTCTGGATG GTGCTGTCGAGAGGAACGTGATCATGTGGATGGACCACAGGGCCACAGTCCAGGCCTCTCGCATCACGGCGGGCGGCCACGCCGTCATGACCCGTCTGGGTGGGGTCATGTCCCCTGAGATGCAGCCGCCGAAGTTACTGTGGCTGAAGGAG AACCTGGGGGGCAGCTCCTGGAAGAGGGCAGCACACTTCTTTGATCTTCCAGACTTCCTGTCTTGGAAAGCAACAGGATCTCTCGTAAG ATCTTTGTGCACCCTGGTCTGTAAATGGACCTACTCCCCCCCTGAGGGTTGGGATGACAGTTTCTGGACCTCCATTGGTCTCGAAGATCTGCTGGAGAGCAAGCATTCCAGAATAG GAGAGAGCACCTGCCCTCCGGGCAGCCCTGTGGGGGCCGGTCTCACCCCGGGGGCCGCCGCCGATCTGGGCCTGGTGCCGGGAACAGCTGTGGGCACGTCGCTCATCGACGCACACGCAGGGGGCCTGG GTGTTATTGGAGCTGATGTGAGTGGGCACCGCCTACCATGTGAAAACCAGCCAATCACGTCTCGTCTTGCTCTCATCTGTGGGACGTCCTCGTGTCACATGGCT GTGAGCCAGAAGCCCTTGTTTGTTCCAGGTGTGTGGGGCCCTTACCTGTCTGCTATGGTTCCAGGTCTTTGGCTTAATGAAGGTGGTCAGAGTGCTACTGGAAAACTG ATTGATCATGTGGTGTTCGGACACGCAGCCTTCTCTCAGTTAAAACAACAGGCAGAGAAAAG CGGAGAGCACGTGTACTCCATCCTGAACCGCCACCTGGAGGAACTGACCCCTCAGCACCTGGACCTGCTCGGCGCCGACCTGCACGTGTGGCCCGACTTCCATGGCAACCGCTCTCCTCTCGCTGACCAGAGCCTGCGGGGCATG GTTGTCGGCCTCTCTCTGTCCCAAACTCTGGATGACCTGGCTCTCCTTTACCTGGCTACAGTGCAGGCCATCGCG CTGGGCACCAGACACATCGTGGAGGTGATGAGGGAGGCAGGACATGACATCACCACCCTCTTCCTGTGTGGGGGCTTGAGTAAAAACCCCCTGTTTGTGCAGATGCACGCCAACACCACAG GTCTACCCGTGGTGCTGCCTGCGGAGACAGAGGCCGTGTTGGTGGGTGCTGCTATACTGGGTGCTTGTGCCTCAAGGGACTGCAGCTCCCTTCAG GAAGCCATGGAGACGATGACCAGAGCTGGAGCGGTTGTTCACCCTAATCTGGAACTGGAGAG CTTCTACAGCAGGAAGTATGCCGTGTTCCTGAAGCTGGGGGCCCATCAGCGGGAGTACGCAGCCCTAATGTGTGACTGA
- the fggy gene encoding FGGY carbohydrate kinase domain-containing protein isoform X3 has protein sequence MTSPRAARDPFYVGVDVGTASVRAALVTRAGRVERAAEEPIHIWEPRPGHYEQSSEDIWTKCCSTVKKVTEGVEDRVRGIGFDATCSLVVLDQNFQPVAVSLDGAVERNVIMWMDHRATVQASRITAGGHAVMTRLGGVMSPEMQPPKLLWLKENLGGSSWKRAAHFFDLPDFLSWKATGSLVRSLCTLVCKWTYSPPEGWDDSFWTSIGLEDLLESKHSRIGESTCPPGSPVGAGLTPGAAADLGLVPGTAVGTSLIDAHAGGLGVIGADVSGHRLPCENQPITSRLALICGTSSCHMAVSQKPLFVPGVWGPYLSAMVPGLWLNEGGQSATGKLIDHVVFGHAAFSQLKQQAEKSGEHVYSILNRHLEELTPQHLDLLGADLHVWPDFHGNRSPLADQSLRGMVVGLSLSQTLDDLALLYLATVQAIALGTRHIVEVMREAGHDITTLFLCGGLSKNPLFVQMHANTTGLPVVLPAETEAVLVGAAILGACASRDCSSLQEAMETMTRAGAVVHPNLELERWSACDWLELNPS, from the exons ATGACAAGTCCCCGCGCCGCGCGCGACCCGTTCTACGTCGGCGTGGACGTCGGCACAGCCAGCGTGCGCGCGGCCTTGGTTACGCGCGCGGGGCGCGTTGAACGCGCAGCGGAGGAACCCATTCATATCTGGGAGCCTCGGCCGGGCCACTACGAGCAGAGCTCAGAAGACATCTGGACCAAGTGCTGCAGCACGGTGAAG AAAGTGACTGAGGGTGTTGAAGACCGTGTGCGGGGGATCGGTTTTGATGCCACGTGCTCATTGGTGGTTCTGGACCAGAACTTCCAGCCTGTGGCGGTCAGTCTGGATG GTGCTGTCGAGAGGAACGTGATCATGTGGATGGACCACAGGGCCACAGTCCAGGCCTCTCGCATCACGGCGGGCGGCCACGCCGTCATGACCCGTCTGGGTGGGGTCATGTCCCCTGAGATGCAGCCGCCGAAGTTACTGTGGCTGAAGGAG AACCTGGGGGGCAGCTCCTGGAAGAGGGCAGCACACTTCTTTGATCTTCCAGACTTCCTGTCTTGGAAAGCAACAGGATCTCTCGTAAG ATCTTTGTGCACCCTGGTCTGTAAATGGACCTACTCCCCCCCTGAGGGTTGGGATGACAGTTTCTGGACCTCCATTGGTCTCGAAGATCTGCTGGAGAGCAAGCATTCCAGAATAG GAGAGAGCACCTGCCCTCCGGGCAGCCCTGTGGGGGCCGGTCTCACCCCGGGGGCCGCCGCCGATCTGGGCCTGGTGCCGGGAACAGCTGTGGGCACGTCGCTCATCGACGCACACGCAGGGGGCCTGG GTGTTATTGGAGCTGATGTGAGTGGGCACCGCCTACCATGTGAAAACCAGCCAATCACGTCTCGTCTTGCTCTCATCTGTGGGACGTCCTCGTGTCACATGGCT GTGAGCCAGAAGCCCTTGTTTGTTCCAGGTGTGTGGGGCCCTTACCTGTCTGCTATGGTTCCAGGTCTTTGGCTTAATGAAGGTGGTCAGAGTGCTACTGGAAAACTG ATTGATCATGTGGTGTTCGGACACGCAGCCTTCTCTCAGTTAAAACAACAGGCAGAGAAAAG CGGAGAGCACGTGTACTCCATCCTGAACCGCCACCTGGAGGAACTGACCCCTCAGCACCTGGACCTGCTCGGCGCCGACCTGCACGTGTGGCCCGACTTCCATGGCAACCGCTCTCCTCTCGCTGACCAGAGCCTGCGGGGCATG GTTGTCGGCCTCTCTCTGTCCCAAACTCTGGATGACCTGGCTCTCCTTTACCTGGCTACAGTGCAGGCCATCGCG CTGGGCACCAGACACATCGTGGAGGTGATGAGGGAGGCAGGACATGACATCACCACCCTCTTCCTGTGTGGGGGCTTGAGTAAAAACCCCCTGTTTGTGCAGATGCACGCCAACACCACAG GTCTACCCGTGGTGCTGCCTGCGGAGACAGAGGCCGTGTTGGTGGGTGCTGCTATACTGGGTGCTTGTGCCTCAAGGGACTGCAGCTCCCTTCAG GAAGCCATGGAGACGATGACCAGAGCTGGAGCGGTTGTTCACCCTAATCTGGAACTGGAGAG GTGGTCGGCTTGTGATTGGCTGGAACTGAACCCGTCTTGA
- the fggy gene encoding FGGY carbohydrate kinase domain-containing protein isoform X1 yields the protein MTSPRAARDPFYVGVDVGTASVRAALVTRAGRVERAAEEPIHIWEPRPGHYEQSSEDIWTKCCSTVKKVTEGVEDRVRGIGFDATCSLVVLDQNFQPVAVSLDGAVERNVIMWMDHRATVQASRITAGGHAVMTRLGGVMSPEMQPPKLLWLKENLGGSSWKRAAHFFDLPDFLSWKATGSLVRSLCTLVCKWTYSPPEGWDDSFWTSIGLEDLLESKHSRIGESTCPPGSPVGAGLTPGAAADLGLVPGTAVGTSLIDAHAGGLGVIGADVSGHRLPCENQPITSRLALICGTSSCHMAVSQKPLFVPGVWGPYLSAMVPGLWLNEGGQSATGKLIDHVVFGHAAFSQLKQQAEKSGEHVYSILNRHLEELTPQHLDLLGADLHVWPDFHGNRSPLADQSLRGMVVGLSLSQTLDDLALLYLATVQAIALGTRHIVEVMREAGHDITTLFLCGGLSKNPLFVQMHANTTGTYGGTELHQLPRSDLPCSWAETGTPPPLSLSLSLSPSLPPVCRSTRGAACGDRGRVGGCCYTGCLCLKGLQLPSGSHGDDDQSWSGCSP from the exons ATGACAAGTCCCCGCGCCGCGCGCGACCCGTTCTACGTCGGCGTGGACGTCGGCACAGCCAGCGTGCGCGCGGCCTTGGTTACGCGCGCGGGGCGCGTTGAACGCGCAGCGGAGGAACCCATTCATATCTGGGAGCCTCGGCCGGGCCACTACGAGCAGAGCTCAGAAGACATCTGGACCAAGTGCTGCAGCACGGTGAAG AAAGTGACTGAGGGTGTTGAAGACCGTGTGCGGGGGATCGGTTTTGATGCCACGTGCTCATTGGTGGTTCTGGACCAGAACTTCCAGCCTGTGGCGGTCAGTCTGGATG GTGCTGTCGAGAGGAACGTGATCATGTGGATGGACCACAGGGCCACAGTCCAGGCCTCTCGCATCACGGCGGGCGGCCACGCCGTCATGACCCGTCTGGGTGGGGTCATGTCCCCTGAGATGCAGCCGCCGAAGTTACTGTGGCTGAAGGAG AACCTGGGGGGCAGCTCCTGGAAGAGGGCAGCACACTTCTTTGATCTTCCAGACTTCCTGTCTTGGAAAGCAACAGGATCTCTCGTAAG ATCTTTGTGCACCCTGGTCTGTAAATGGACCTACTCCCCCCCTGAGGGTTGGGATGACAGTTTCTGGACCTCCATTGGTCTCGAAGATCTGCTGGAGAGCAAGCATTCCAGAATAG GAGAGAGCACCTGCCCTCCGGGCAGCCCTGTGGGGGCCGGTCTCACCCCGGGGGCCGCCGCCGATCTGGGCCTGGTGCCGGGAACAGCTGTGGGCACGTCGCTCATCGACGCACACGCAGGGGGCCTGG GTGTTATTGGAGCTGATGTGAGTGGGCACCGCCTACCATGTGAAAACCAGCCAATCACGTCTCGTCTTGCTCTCATCTGTGGGACGTCCTCGTGTCACATGGCT GTGAGCCAGAAGCCCTTGTTTGTTCCAGGTGTGTGGGGCCCTTACCTGTCTGCTATGGTTCCAGGTCTTTGGCTTAATGAAGGTGGTCAGAGTGCTACTGGAAAACTG ATTGATCATGTGGTGTTCGGACACGCAGCCTTCTCTCAGTTAAAACAACAGGCAGAGAAAAG CGGAGAGCACGTGTACTCCATCCTGAACCGCCACCTGGAGGAACTGACCCCTCAGCACCTGGACCTGCTCGGCGCCGACCTGCACGTGTGGCCCGACTTCCATGGCAACCGCTCTCCTCTCGCTGACCAGAGCCTGCGGGGCATG GTTGTCGGCCTCTCTCTGTCCCAAACTCTGGATGACCTGGCTCTCCTTTACCTGGCTACAGTGCAGGCCATCGCG CTGGGCACCAGACACATCGTGGAGGTGATGAGGGAGGCAGGACATGACATCACCACCCTCTTCCTGTGTGGGGGCTTGAGTAAAAACCCCCTGTTTGTGCAGATGCACGCCAACACCACAGGTACGTATGGAGGCACGGAGCTCCACCAACTGCCTCGTTCTGACCTGCCTTGCTCATGGGCAGAGACGGGgaccccccctcctctctctctctctctctctctctctccctccctcccccctgtTTGCAGGTCTACCCGTGGTGCTGCCTGCGGAGACAGAGGCCGTGTTGGTGGGTGCTGCTATACTGGGTGCTTGTGCCTCAAGGGACTGCAGCTCCCTTCAG GAAGCCATGGAGACGATGACCAGAGCTGGAGCGGTTGTTCACCCTAA
- the LOC143474939 gene encoding transcription factor Jun-like, translating to MHTKMEATFYDEALSAALVSQHERAAAGGYKSLKRNMTLNLGEPSRTLKPHMRAKACEILTSPDVNLLKLASPELERLIIQSCNGLITTTPTPTQFLCPRNVTDEQEGFADGFVKALAELHYQQQMPAAASGTADGAASADAPPACAETPGAPYTCGAPAEYTNLGAYGDAPSCMGYDALPPQNCRSAKLQRAPPPPPRVPQRAPPPPPPPRAPPFKEEPQRVPDINGDTPPLSPIDMENQERIKAERKRMRNRVAASKCRKRKLERLARLEEKVKGLKSHNTELCGAANLLRDEVAQLKQKVMDHVNSGCRLILTQQMQAFRGALP from the coding sequence ATGCACACTAAGATGGAGGCGACGTTTTACGACGAGGCGCTGAGCGCCGCTCTGGTCTCCCAACACGAGCGAGCGGCGGCGGGCGGGTACAAGAGCCTGAAGCGCAACATGACCCTGAACCTCGGCGAGCCCAGCAGGACCCTGAAGCCCCACATGCGCGCCAAAGCCTGCGAGATACTGACGTCCCCGGACGTGAACCTCCTCAAGCTGGCCTCGCCCGAGCTGGAGCGGCTCATCATCCAGTCGTGCAACGGCCTGATCACCACCACCCCGACACCCACCCAGTTCCTGTGTCCCCGGAACGTGACGGACGAGCAGGAGGGGTTCGCGGACGGGTTCGTCAAAGCCCTGGCGGAGCTGCACTACCAGCAGCAGATGCCCGCCGCCGCGAGCGGCACCGCGGACGGGGCGGCGAGCGCGGACGCGCCGCCTGCGTGCGCGGAGACGCCCGGCGCGCCGTACACCTGCGGCGCGCCCGCGGAGTACACCAACCTGGGCGCGTACGGGGACGCGCCGTCCTGCATGGGCTACGACGCGCTCCCCCCGCAGAACTGCAGGAGCGCCAAGCTGCAGCGCGCGCCCCCGCCGCCGCCGCGCGTGCCCCAGCGCGCGCCCCCgccgccaccaccaccacgcgcGCCGCCGTTCAAAGAGGAGCCGCAGCGGGTCCCCGACATCAACGGCGACACCCCGCCGCTGTCGCCCATCGACATGGAGAACCAGGAGCGGATCAAGGCGGAGAGGAAGCGCATGAGGAACCGGGTGGCGGCCTCCAAGTGCCGGAAGAGGAAGCTGGAGCGGCTGGCGAGGctggaggagaaggtgaaggGCTTGAAGAGCCACAACACCGAACTGTGCGGCGCCGCCAACCTGCTGCGCGACGAGGTGGCGCAGCTGAAGCAGAAGGTGATGGATCACGTCAACAGCGGCTGCCGCCTGATCCTCACCCAGCAGATGCAGGCCTTCCGAGGGGCCCTGCCCTGA